Proteins from a single region of Meles meles chromosome 10, mMelMel3.1 paternal haplotype, whole genome shotgun sequence:
- the ASNS gene encoding asparagine synthetase [glutamine-hydrolyzing], with protein sequence MCGIWALFGSDDCLSVQCLSAMKIAHRGPDAFRFENVNGYTNCCFGFHRLAVVDQLFGMQPIRVKKYPYLWLCYNGEIYNHKKLQQHFEFEYQTKVDGEIILHLYDKGGIEQTVSMLDGVFAFILLDTATKKVFLGRDTYGVRPLFKAMTEDGFLAVCSEAKGLVNLKHSTTPFLKVEPFLPGHYEVLDLKPNGKVASVEMVKYHHCRDEPLHALYDNVEKLFPGFEIETVKNNLRILFDNAIKKRLMTDRRIGCLLSGGLDSSLVAATLLKQLKEAHVQYPLQTFAIGMEDSTDLLAARKVANHIGSEHHEVLFNSEEGIQVLDEVIFSLETYDITTVRASVGMYLVSKYIRKNTDSVVIFSGEGSDELTQGYIYFHKAPSPEKAEEESERLLKELYLFDVLRADRTTAAHGLELRVPFLDHRFSSYYLSLPPDMRIPKNGIEKHLLRETFEDSNLIPKDILWRPKEAFSDGITSVKNSWFRILQDYIEHQVDDAMMAAAAQKFPFNTPKTKEGYYYRQIFERHYPGRADWLTHYWMPRWINATDPSARTLAHYKAAAKA encoded by the exons ATGTGTGGGATTTGGGCCCTCTTTGGCAGTGATGACTGCCTTTCTGTGCAGTGCCTGAGTGCTATGAAGATTGCACACAGGGGTCCAGATGCATTTCGTTTTGAGAATGTTAATGGATACACCAACTGCTGCTTTGGATTTCATCGGTTGGCAGTGGTTGACCAGCTGTTTGGAATGCAGCCAATTCGAGTAAAGAAATATCCTTATCTGTGGCTCTGTTACAACGGTGAAATCTACAACCACAAGaag CTGCAACAACATTTTGAATTTGAATACCAGACCAAAGTGGATGGTGAGATAATCCTTCATCTATATGACAAAGGAGGAATTGAGCAAACAGTTAGTATGTTGGATGGGGTGTTTGCATTCATTTTGCTGGATACTGCCACTAAGAAAGTGTTCCTGGGCAGAGATACTTACGGAGTCAGGCCTTTGTTTAAAGCCATGACAGAAGATGGATTTTTGGCTGTGTGTTCAGAAGCTAAAG GCCTTGTTAACCTGAAGCACTCCacaactccttttttaaaagtggaGCCTTTTCTCCCAGGACACTATGAAGTTTTGGATTTAAAGCCCAATGGCAAAGTTGCCTCCGTGGAAATGGTCAAATACCATCACTGTAGAGACGAGCCTCTGCATGCCCTCTACGACAACGTGGAGAAACTGTTCCCAG GTTTTGAGATAGAAACTGTGAAGAACAACCTGCGGATCCTTTTCGACAATGCCATTAAGAAACGCTTGATGACAGACCGAAGGATTGGCTGCCTTTTATCAG GGGGCTTAGATTCCAGTTTGGTTGCTGCCACCCTGTTAAAGCAGCTAAAAGAGGCCCACGTTCAGTACCCTCTCCAGACATTTGCAATTGGCATGGAAGACAGTACTGATTTACTGGCTGCTAGGAAG GTGGCAAATCACATTGGGAGTGAACACCATGAAGTCCTCTTTAATTCTGAGGAAGGCATCCAGGTCTTGGATGAAGTCATATTTTCCTTGGAAACTTACGATATTACAACCGTTCGTGCTTCAGTAG gTATGTACTTAGTTTCCAAGTACATTCGGAAGAACACAGATAGCGTGGTGATCTTCTCCGGGGAAGGCTCAGATGAGCTGACGCAGGGTTACATATATTTCCACAAG GCTCCTTCTCCTGAAAAAGCCGAGGAGGAGAGTGAGAGGCTTCTGAAGGAACTCTACTTGTTCGATGTGCTCCGGGCAGACCGCACCACTGCTGCCCACGG ccTTGAATTGAGAGTCCCTTTCCTGGATCATCGATTTTCTTCCTATTACTTGTCTCTGCCACCAGATATGAGGATTCCTAAG AATGGGATAGAAAAACATCTCCTGAGAGAGACCTTTGAGGACTCCAATCTGATACCTAAGGACATTCTCTGGCGGCCAAAAGAAGCCTTCAGTGATGGAATAACCTCAGTTAAGAATTCCTGGTTTAGGATTTTACAAGACTATATTGAACACCAG GTTGATGATGCAATGATGGCAGCGGCAGCCCAAAAATTTCCCTTCAACACTCCTAAAACCAAAGAAGGCTATTACTACCGTCAGATCTTTGAGCGCCACTACCCCGGCCGGGCCGACTGGCTGACCCATTACTGGATGCCGAGGTGGATCAACGCCACTGACCCTTCGGCCCGCACTCTGGCCCATTACAAGGCAGCTGCCAAAGCCTAG